From one Formosa sediminum genomic stretch:
- a CDS encoding catalase, which produces MLSFVWIGISQTNETITTNGGVPVGDNQNSKTVGEYGPVLLEDVFLVEKLAAFDRERIPERVVHPRGAGASGYFEATKDMSEYTRAVLFSEVGKKTDLAVRFSTVIHGKGSPETARDPRGFAVKFYTEEGNYDIVGNNLPIFFIRDAIKFPDMVHSLKPSPVTNKQDPNRFFDFFSNVPESTHMLTRLYTDLGIPKGYQYMNGSSVHGYKWINKEGKVTYVKYSWVSKQGEKNLTAEEAAAQQGKDWQHATMSLRKDIENKNYPQWDLYVQMIVPEDIHSFDFWPLDATKDWPAEEIEKIKIGTMTLNENPVNYFEQVESIAFSPGALIPGVEPSEDKLLQGRLFAYFDTQRHRLGPNFLQLEINKPLKDPTNYNSDSWNSAGNKRFENPDVNYQPSNKAALKEDPQYKQSETTLTNVTITQKKITKTNDFGQAGDFYRSLNKAEQDHLIKNLSGDLGQVTDKNIQKTMIGYFYRADRDYGMRLAKALGFTQKDFMH; this is translated from the coding sequence ATGCTGTCTTTCGTTTGGATTGGAATTTCTCAAACCAACGAAACAATAACCACAAATGGAGGTGTTCCGGTAGGAGACAATCAAAACTCCAAAACCGTAGGAGAATATGGACCTGTTTTGTTAGAAGATGTTTTTTTAGTAGAAAAATTAGCAGCTTTCGATAGAGAACGTATTCCTGAACGGGTAGTACATCCAAGAGGTGCTGGTGCCTCTGGGTATTTTGAGGCGACTAAAGATATGTCTGAATATACTCGAGCAGTTCTTTTTTCGGAAGTAGGAAAAAAAACAGATTTGGCTGTAAGGTTTTCTACCGTAATTCATGGTAAAGGATCTCCAGAAACGGCTAGAGATCCAAGAGGATTTGCTGTTAAATTTTATACCGAAGAAGGTAATTATGATATTGTGGGTAATAATTTGCCAATCTTTTTTATTAGAGATGCTATAAAGTTTCCTGATATGGTACATTCACTAAAACCTTCTCCAGTGACGAATAAACAAGATCCAAACAGATTTTTCGATTTCTTTTCAAACGTTCCAGAGTCTACACATATGCTAACTCGTTTGTATACCGATTTAGGAATACCAAAAGGTTACCAATACATGAACGGAAGTAGCGTGCATGGTTATAAATGGATTAATAAAGAAGGAAAAGTAACTTATGTTAAGTACTCTTGGGTATCTAAACAAGGCGAAAAAAACTTAACTGCTGAAGAAGCTGCTGCTCAACAAGGAAAAGATTGGCAGCATGCAACCATGAGTTTGCGAAAAGATATAGAAAATAAAAACTATCCGCAATGGGATTTATATGTACAAATGATTGTGCCTGAAGATATTCATTCATTCGATTTTTGGCCTTTAGATGCGACTAAAGATTGGCCTGCTGAAGAAATTGAAAAAATTAAAATTGGTACGATGACATTAAATGAAAATCCGGTAAATTATTTTGAGCAGGTAGAAAGTATTGCCTTTTCTCCAGGAGCTTTAATTCCAGGTGTAGAGCCGTCTGAAGATAAATTGTTACAAGGACGTTTATTTGCTTATTTTGATACTCAAAGACATCGTTTAGGCCCAAATTTCTTACAGTTAGAAATTAACAAGCCTTTAAAAGATCCTACTAATTATAATTCTGATAGTTGGAATAGTGCTGGTAATAAAAGATTTGAAAATCCAGATGTAAACTATCAGCCAAGTAATAAGGCTGCATTAAAAGAAGACCCGCAATACAAACAGTCGGAAACGACTCTAACTAATGTTACTATTACTCAAAAGAAAATTACAAAAACTAACGATTTTGGGCAAGCAGGAGATTTTTACAGATCTTTAAACAAAGCAGAACAAGATCATCTAATTAAAAATTTAAGTGGAGATTTAGGTCAGGTTACAGATAAAAACATTCAAAAAACTATGATAGGCTATTTTTATAGAGCCGATAGAGATTATGGAATGCGCTTAGCTAAAGCTTTAGGTTTTACACAAAAAGATTTTATGCATTAA
- a CDS encoding FecR family protein, whose amino-acid sequence MKDNGQNKVKILPITHLEKVALKNKILNSVDKVDNRRKHRRLAVGVAFSLICLAGCFIFLYNTPDPSITDIVNTSENVDYSTSNEIVLILGNGENLTVSEGENSFNYSNSGETLIIGEKTKIEQETTTNSKVSYNTLIVPYGKQSKINLSDGTEVWLNSGSKLIYPVAFTGNKREIYLEGEAIFDVAHDKSHPFIVKSKDQEVEVLGTVFGVTSYADENVVNTVLKSGSVNISYHNNPKTHKYADKIKITPGTKATYNKDTQGIVSEKVNVNNYFSWRDGVLIFQNNDLRYVTNRISKYYNIKIEIENEALAKERFSGYLNLNEDLDKVIKNIQASTNMKYKKLDNRIVIN is encoded by the coding sequence ATGAAAGATAATGGACAAAATAAAGTCAAAATTTTACCAATTACACATTTGGAGAAAGTGGCTTTAAAAAATAAAATTCTTAATTCAGTCGATAAAGTAGATAATAGAAGAAAGCACAGAAGATTAGCAGTGGGGGTGGCTTTTTCTTTAATCTGTCTTGCTGGATGTTTTATATTTCTATATAACACTCCAGATCCATCTATTACAGATATCGTAAATACATCTGAAAACGTAGATTACAGTACATCTAATGAGATTGTATTAATTTTAGGTAACGGCGAAAATTTAACCGTTTCAGAAGGTGAGAATAGTTTTAATTATTCTAATTCCGGAGAAACATTAATCATTGGTGAAAAAACAAAAATAGAACAAGAAACGACCACAAATAGTAAAGTTTCTTATAACACCCTTATAGTTCCTTACGGAAAACAATCTAAAATCAATTTGTCAGACGGTACAGAAGTTTGGTTAAATTCTGGATCAAAATTAATATATCCAGTTGCATTTACAGGGAATAAAAGAGAAATTTATTTAGAGGGCGAAGCTATTTTTGATGTAGCACACGATAAAAGTCATCCTTTTATAGTAAAATCTAAAGACCAAGAGGTTGAGGTGCTCGGAACTGTTTTTGGAGTAACTAGTTATGCAGATGAGAATGTTGTAAATACAGTTTTAAAAAGTGGTAGTGTTAATATTAGTTACCACAACAATCCTAAAACACATAAATATGCCGACAAAATAAAAATTACGCCAGGTACAAAAGCCACTTACAATAAAGATACTCAAGGTATTGTTTCAGAAAAAGTAAATGTAAATAATTACTTTTCTTGGAGAGATGGTGTTTTAATATTCCAAAACAACGATTTACGTTACGTGACCAATAGAATATCTAAATATTATAATATTAAAATTGAAATAGAAAATGAAGCCCTAGCAAAAGAGCGTTTTTCAGGTTATTTAAATTTAAATGAAGATCTAGATAAAGTCATTAAAAACATACAAGCCAGTACAAATATGAAGTACAAGAAGCTAGACAATAGAATCGTAATTAATTAA
- a CDS encoding ankyrin repeat domain-containing protein — MMKHLLLLLIFCCSVTIYSQSVFEVSREGYLEQLKALYAADRTIVNTADSYGFTPLILAAYNNQIEIVKYLLAHGSDVNAKDTSGNTALMGVCFKGYIQIVKLLVEHGANVNQQNFNGATALIYASTFGHTEIVAYLLKKRANKRITDNRENTALKHAEMQGNSEIIALFLD, encoded by the coding sequence ATGATGAAACATTTATTGTTATTACTTATTTTTTGTTGTTCAGTAACCATTTATAGTCAATCTGTTTTTGAAGTTTCTAGGGAAGGTTATTTAGAACAACTAAAGGCGCTTTATGCTGCAGATCGTACAATTGTAAATACAGCAGACAGTTATGGGTTTACACCATTAATATTAGCAGCTTATAACAACCAAATAGAAATAGTGAAATATTTACTAGCACATGGCAGTGATGTAAATGCAAAGGATACTTCGGGTAACACCGCTTTAATGGGAGTTTGTTTTAAAGGTTATATACAAATTGTTAAACTCCTTGTAGAGCATGGTGCAAATGTAAACCAACAGAATTTTAATGGGGCTACAGCTTTAATTTATGCAAGTACATTTGGTCATACAGAAATTGTAGCATATTTACTTAAAAAACGAGCAAATAAAAGAATTACAGATAATAGAGAAAATACGGCTTTAAAACATGCTGAAATGCAAGGTAATTCTGAAATTATTGCACTTTTTTTAGATTAA
- a CDS encoding RNA polymerase sigma factor, giving the protein MQEYGELALALVAKNNLNLDYASLNQVQESSASDVFPEDKSDTVIWKKIKEGDKVAFGELYDRYVNILFSYGMYHSKDRGYVMDCIHDLFVDLYKYRTNLSKTDNVKYYLFKSLKRKINKKYNKKNAAISLDEFDYEIEVMNKRHSDSYEKKIITEEHVSERNKNLRNAMKTLSDKQRQILSLRFEEEKTYEEISGIIGVSVQSARTSIYRAIKALRKLNFLCLFLINYYLFN; this is encoded by the coding sequence ATGCAAGAATATGGAGAATTGGCTCTAGCTCTAGTCGCAAAAAATAACCTTAATTTAGATTATGCTTCTTTAAATCAAGTGCAAGAATCTAGTGCGAGTGATGTCTTTCCTGAAGATAAATCAGATACTGTTATTTGGAAAAAAATAAAAGAAGGAGATAAGGTTGCATTTGGAGAACTTTACGATAGATATGTAAATATATTATTCTCTTATGGTATGTATCATTCTAAAGATCGCGGTTATGTTATGGATTGTATACACGATTTATTCGTCGATTTATATAAATACAGAACAAATCTATCTAAAACAGATAACGTAAAATATTATTTATTTAAATCGTTAAAACGAAAAATTAATAAAAAATATAATAAAAAGAACGCGGCCATATCTCTAGATGAATTTGATTACGAAATAGAGGTCATGAATAAAAGACACTCCGATTCTTACGAAAAAAAAATAATTACTGAAGAGCATGTTTCAGAACGCAATAAAAATTTGCGTAATGCAATGAAAACTTTAAGTGATAAACAAAGACAGATTTTATCGTTACGTTTTGAAGAAGAAAAAACTTACGAAGAAATATCTGGAATAATTGGAGTTTCTGTACAATCTGCAAGAACATCCATTTACCGTGCCATTAAAGCTTTAAGAAAACTAAACTTTTTATGCCTATTCTTAATCAATTATTATCTTTTTAATTAA
- a CDS encoding TonB-dependent receptor produces MKKNSNIGILMLMRIFLLFISLGLTASYANPLLGQSKINIDVKSISIEDFFKEIQGSSNYIFFYKDDVLSTNKKVSLKFKDANIDKVLDKAFTNTGLSYTIEGKQVVVKMKQPKLAVALAGPQAQDYEVSGTVTGPDGLPLPGVNIHIKGTAQGTQTNFDGEYTLKVENTSVLVFSFMGMVSQTITVGDKKTINVVMEEDAAALEEVVLVGYGTQKKEAITGAVAVVNGAELEQAPTSSFEQSLRGSVAGIQASALDGAPGSNTEVRVRGIGSINASSEPLYVIDGIPIAAGSQSTNDNDGASSNVMSSINPNDIESISILKDAASTAIYGSRGANGVILINTKQGKSGKASIQLKTLTGFNSQASKNILKPLNAAQYKELYIEGYVNLGLTQEEAQAQMDNLYTQQIDPSTGEATDTDWLDAITRTGVTQSYDLSIRGGTDKVKYFMSAGYMDQESYIIGYGFNRYSTRANLEYKASDIFTISNNVSISDITSSTAPDAGSWNNPFKSTLELSPLIPIYDEEGEYNAEHVAYFPIGSNPVGSLSGDDTWETKTMRIIDNFAISANILDNLVFRSQWNFDILSINESTYYNRRYGSGYETNGYAYEANTTNKTWVGTQTLNYNFSLGESHDFSVLAGYEAQKTTNESFSASGSDFPNDIVKTLSTAAAEYAITGTESEYTFSSMFLRANYDYDNKYFLSGSIRNDGSSRFGSDKRYGTFYSVGLSWNIAKENFLDNVNFLDLLKLRSSYGLTGNAAIGNFASLGLYGYGDDYDGSPGGTPSQLENADLTWETQQNFNVGLDFGLFHRVNGTIEYFNRESTDLILDVPISPTTGFTELTQNYGSMSNKGFELTLNVNILDKKDLRWSVGFNTTFLKNEITQLDEDYTDGAFRRQVGEDFQSFYMYGWAGVDQTNGEVQYYTDASETTITNDIGEAERYLVGKSATPDFYGGFNTAISYKGFSLNASFMYSSGNYLHDDRAVGSLGDGRLTPRSTATYLYENRWVEGKTDALFPKFQWGGHSGSNQSDVTRWLYDGSFIRLKDLTVAYNFPEKITSILKLNSARVYARGTNLLTFTKDKDLYIDPEQSISGTYNGLTPAMKTISVGLDIQL; encoded by the coding sequence ATGAAAAAAAACTCAAACATAGGAATTCTAATGCTTATGAGAATATTTCTATTATTTATTAGTTTAGGACTTACAGCAAGTTACGCAAATCCGTTGCTGGGTCAATCAAAAATTAATATTGATGTAAAAAGTATATCAATAGAAGATTTTTTTAAAGAAATTCAAGGTTCTAGTAATTACATTTTCTTTTATAAAGATGATGTGTTAAGTACTAACAAAAAAGTGTCTTTAAAATTTAAAGATGCTAATATTGATAAAGTTTTAGATAAGGCTTTTACTAATACAGGATTGAGTTATACTATAGAGGGGAAGCAAGTTGTTGTAAAAATGAAACAGCCAAAGTTAGCTGTTGCATTGGCAGGGCCTCAAGCTCAAGATTATGAAGTTTCTGGAACAGTAACAGGACCAGATGGTTTGCCTTTGCCTGGAGTTAATATTCATATTAAAGGAACAGCTCAAGGAACACAAACTAATTTTGATGGAGAGTATACTTTAAAAGTGGAAAACACATCTGTTTTAGTATTTTCTTTTATGGGTATGGTAAGCCAAACCATTACAGTAGGAGATAAAAAAACGATTAATGTAGTAATGGAAGAAGATGCTGCTGCATTAGAAGAAGTTGTTTTAGTAGGATATGGAACTCAGAAAAAAGAAGCAATTACTGGTGCTGTTGCAGTTGTAAACGGGGCAGAATTGGAGCAAGCACCAACATCTTCATTTGAGCAATCTTTACGTGGTAGTGTAGCTGGTATTCAAGCAAGTGCGTTAGATGGTGCACCAGGATCTAACACAGAAGTAAGAGTAAGAGGTATTGGTTCTATTAATGCCTCTAGCGAACCATTATATGTTATAGATGGTATACCAATCGCTGCGGGTAGTCAATCTACTAACGATAATGATGGTGCAAGTTCAAATGTAATGTCGTCTATAAATCCAAATGATATTGAAAGTATTAGTATTTTAAAAGATGCTGCATCAACAGCTATTTATGGTTCAAGAGGAGCAAATGGTGTAATCTTAATTAATACTAAGCAAGGAAAATCTGGTAAGGCATCTATTCAATTAAAAACATTAACAGGATTTAATTCTCAGGCGTCTAAAAACATATTAAAACCATTAAATGCAGCACAATACAAAGAGTTGTATATAGAAGGTTATGTAAATCTTGGGTTAACACAAGAAGAAGCGCAGGCTCAAATGGACAATTTGTATACACAACAAATAGATCCGTCTACAGGAGAAGCTACAGATACAGATTGGTTAGATGCTATTACACGTACAGGAGTTACACAAAGTTACGATTTAAGTATCCGTGGTGGTACAGATAAAGTGAAGTACTTTATGTCTGCAGGGTATATGGACCAAGAAAGTTATATTATTGGATATGGATTTAATAGATATAGTACACGTGCTAATTTAGAATACAAGGCTAGTGATATATTTACTATTTCTAATAATGTTTCAATTTCAGACATTACATCTTCAACAGCACCAGATGCTGGGTCATGGAATAACCCATTTAAATCTACATTAGAGTTATCTCCATTAATTCCTATTTACGATGAGGAAGGAGAATATAATGCAGAACATGTGGCTTACTTCCCTATTGGTAGTAACCCTGTAGGAAGTTTAAGTGGCGATGATACTTGGGAAACTAAGACAATGCGTATAATAGATAACTTTGCCATTTCTGCAAATATTTTAGACAATTTAGTATTTAGATCTCAATGGAATTTTGACATCCTTAGTATTAATGAATCTACATATTATAACCGTCGTTACGGAAGTGGTTACGAAACAAATGGGTATGCTTACGAAGCAAATACAACTAACAAAACATGGGTGGGTACACAAACTTTAAACTATAATTTTTCTTTAGGAGAAAGTCATGATTTTAGTGTACTTGCGGGGTATGAAGCTCAAAAAACCACTAACGAATCTTTTTCAGCATCAGGATCAGATTTTCCTAACGATATTGTAAAAACATTAAGTACAGCAGCTGCAGAATATGCAATTACTGGTACCGAAAGTGAATATACATTTAGTTCTATGTTCTTAAGAGCTAATTACGATTATGATAATAAGTATTTCCTTTCTGGAAGTATTAGAAACGATGGATCTTCTAGATTTGGATCAGATAAAAGATACGGTACATTTTATTCTGTAGGATTAAGTTGGAATATTGCTAAAGAAAATTTCTTAGATAATGTTAATTTCCTTGATTTACTTAAGCTAAGAAGTTCTTACGGTTTAACAGGTAATGCGGCTATTGGTAATTTTGCGTCATTAGGATTATATGGTTATGGCGATGATTACGATGGATCTCCAGGAGGAACGCCTTCTCAATTAGAAAATGCAGACTTAACTTGGGAAACTCAACAAAATTTTAATGTTGGATTAGATTTTGGTTTGTTTCATAGAGTAAACGGGACTATCGAATACTTTAATAGAGAGTCTACAGACCTTATCTTAGACGTGCCAATTTCTCCAACTACAGGTTTTACAGAGCTTACTCAAAATTATGGTTCGATGAGCAACAAGGGATTTGAGTTGACTTTAAATGTAAATATTCTGGATAAAAAAGATTTAAGATGGAGTGTAGGTTTTAATACAACATTCTTAAAAAACGAGATTACTCAATTAGATGAAGATTATACTGATGGTGCATTCAGAAGACAAGTAGGTGAAGACTTTCAATCATTTTACATGTATGGTTGGGCAGGTGTCGACCAAACAAACGGTGAAGTACAATACTATACAGATGCTTCAGAAACAACAATTACTAACGATATTGGAGAAGCAGAACGTTACTTAGTAGGTAAGTCTGCAACACCAGATTTTTACGGTGGTTTTAACACAGCAATATCTTATAAAGGCTTTAGTTTAAATGCTAGTTTTATGTACTCTTCAGGGAATTATTTACATGATGATAGAGCTGTAGGGTCACTTGGAGACGGTCGATTAACTCCTAGGAGTACGGCAACTTATTTATATGAAAACAGGTGGGTAGAAGGTAAAACGGATGCATTATTTCCTAAGTTTCAATGGGGAGGGCATTCTGGAAGTAACCAATCTGATGTTACAAGATGGTTATATGATGGAAGTTTTATTCGTTTAAAAGACCTGACAGTAGCATATAATTTTCCAGAAAAAATAACGTCTATTTTAAAACTTAACAGCGCAAGAGTATATGCAAGAGGTACAAATCTTCTAACATTTACTAAAGATAAAGATTTATATATAGATCCTGAACAATCTATTAGTGGTACTTATAATGGACTTACTCCAGCAATGAAAACCATTTCTGTAGGATTAGATATTCAACTGTAA
- a CDS encoding RagB/SusD family nutrient uptake outer membrane protein, giving the protein MKNYNKIILLIMVGLFLSCSESFLELTPTSSVSSDEAITNLEDLEVAVTGVYDEISSSYYYGRYMFMIPDVMADDVKQNLSANRIIDYAEHVQNVDDSQASALWEGMYFANNALNNIINSDVEVTEATQEEKDHLLGEAYALRGLVYFDLVKLFAQHYTYTADASHAGVPIIVEFDPTLEPERSTVKEVYDQVISDMTTAISLMSDTSRTSNSNTLSATSVKALLARVYLYKEDWANAEAMATDVINSSYSLVDNANYLTVWSVDNSSESIFEISMTETDNVGGNGISGLYLAAAVGGYGDYLPSNDVVSLYKEGDARLDVFIDDLLLAGDYAPYRVNKYPEVLGYDNVKVMRLPELYLIRAEARAALGTDIAGAQSDVNVVRQRALPTAPDVTATGEELMEEIMLERRLELCFEGQRLWDLMRKKEDIVRTQCTSSICEIPYGDHTNILPIPQDETDVNPNIEQNPGY; this is encoded by the coding sequence ATGAAAAATTATAATAAAATTATATTATTGATTATGGTAGGACTTTTCTTATCATGCTCAGAATCATTCCTAGAACTTACGCCAACATCGTCTGTGTCAAGTGATGAAGCTATTACTAATTTAGAAGATTTGGAGGTTGCTGTAACGGGGGTGTACGATGAAATTTCAAGTTCGTACTACTACGGTAGATATATGTTTATGATTCCAGATGTTATGGCAGACGATGTAAAACAAAATCTATCTGCAAACAGAATTATTGATTATGCAGAACATGTTCAAAATGTAGACGATTCCCAAGCAAGTGCACTATGGGAAGGAATGTATTTTGCAAATAATGCATTAAATAATATCATTAACTCAGATGTAGAAGTAACAGAAGCTACACAAGAAGAAAAAGATCATCTTTTAGGGGAGGCTTATGCCTTAAGAGGATTAGTGTATTTTGACTTAGTAAAATTATTTGCACAACATTATACGTATACTGCCGACGCTAGCCATGCAGGAGTGCCTATTATTGTTGAATTCGATCCAACGTTAGAACCAGAACGAAGCACAGTTAAAGAAGTATACGACCAAGTTATATCAGATATGACAACAGCTATATCTTTAATGAGTGATACGTCTAGAACATCTAATTCTAATACATTATCAGCGACATCTGTAAAAGCATTATTAGCACGTGTATATTTATATAAAGAAGATTGGGCAAATGCAGAAGCAATGGCTACAGATGTTATTAACTCAAGTTATAGTTTGGTAGACAACGCTAATTATTTAACCGTTTGGTCGGTAGATAATAGCTCCGAGTCTATTTTCGAAATTTCAATGACAGAAACAGATAATGTAGGTGGTAATGGTATTTCAGGTTTATACCTAGCGGCAGCAGTTGGTGGTTATGGAGATTATTTACCGTCTAACGATGTTGTATCATTGTATAAAGAGGGTGATGCTAGATTAGATGTCTTTATTGACGATTTACTTTTAGCTGGAGATTACGCACCTTATAGAGTAAATAAATATCCAGAAGTATTGGGGTATGATAACGTAAAAGTAATGCGTCTTCCTGAACTGTATTTAATAAGAGCAGAGGCGAGAGCAGCATTAGGAACAGATATAGCAGGAGCTCAATCTGATGTAAATGTTGTTCGTCAAAGAGCACTTCCAACAGCCCCTGATGTTACCGCTACAGGAGAAGAGCTTATGGAAGAAATTATGCTTGAAAGACGTTTAGAATTATGTTTTGAAGGTCAAAGACTTTGGGATTTAATGAGAAAGAAAGAAGATATTGTGAGAACGCAATGTACATCTAGTATTTGCGAAATACCTTATGGAGATCACACCAATATCTTGCCAATTCCGCAGGACGAAACTGATGTAAATCCTAACATAGAACAAAATCCAGGCTATTAA
- a CDS encoding DUF5916 domain-containing protein: MRQPLYTSSITYYILLGILFIIPFSEVYAQKEINVNYVTDNAFKIDGVLDEPMWEHAIPSSHFTEYFPTDTKETAYQTELRMLYNEEYLYIAITGYAPGKDYKTPSYERDFSISGADIINLMFDTYRDRTNAFLFGINPFGVLREGIIYGGGVDGDLDLNWNTKWLGESKIYDGYFISEVRIPMSAFKFKEGVTSWKFNVMRSDTQSNTKSSWSKVPQNLNQFNMGYFGNLIFERPLKQTKSPISVIPYVTPSFNKDYVNNEESFEFKAGFDAKVPVKNSFMLDLTVNPDFSSEDVVASQNNVTQFEIKQDETRQFFIDNGDLFNALGDTDNALPFYSRRIGVDTDSDGNTAIIDVNAGAKFTGKLNNKLRIGALDVQTGGYKSGYIPANNNLIVAAEQKVLKKSNLSLFFVNRQATNYNEVYDGVADTISRKTKYNRVVGSDFTYYSEDNSIDAKFFLHKSFTPGITSNAISAGTDINVEKRKYALGLKTQYVDKGFQSDLGYTKRTDILRANPSVDYNLYPEKGPFNTIIFNASNNSYWTASDHLSVREVYNAAGVEFNFNNGSLVSLTGNNTFIHLSTPFDPVGTSDDAVYLPVGDYTYNDLELEFKSDKRKALWAEGSTMYGSFYNGHKFTADVTFQYRYQPIFTLALQLQYDDINLPEPYSSDKLWYLGPTFNFTFSKKLFFNTDIQYSSQAESFLLVSRLQWRYAPLSDIFLTYNDVKTTSPFEPVQKGIYLKINYWFDINR, from the coding sequence ATGAGGCAGCCCTTATATACATCAAGCATTACATATTATATTTTGTTAGGTATACTTTTTATTATACCATTTTCGGAGGTATATGCACAGAAAGAAATTAACGTAAATTATGTTACAGATAATGCATTTAAAATAGATGGAGTTTTAGACGAACCCATGTGGGAACATGCTATCCCATCAAGTCACTTTACAGAGTATTTTCCTACAGACACAAAAGAAACTGCCTATCAGACAGAGTTGAGAATGCTTTATAATGAAGAGTATTTATATATAGCTATTACAGGGTATGCACCTGGAAAAGATTATAAAACGCCATCTTACGAAAGGGATTTTAGTATTAGTGGAGCAGATATAATAAATCTTATGTTTGATACGTATCGAGACCGCACAAATGCTTTTTTATTTGGAATTAATCCTTTTGGTGTCTTAAGAGAAGGTATCATTTATGGTGGTGGTGTAGATGGTGATTTAGATTTAAATTGGAATACTAAATGGCTTGGGGAATCTAAAATTTATGACGGTTATTTTATTTCAGAGGTAAGAATACCCATGTCTGCTTTTAAGTTTAAAGAAGGAGTGACATCTTGGAAATTTAATGTCATGAGATCAGATACACAATCTAATACTAAAAGTTCATGGTCTAAAGTACCCCAAAACTTAAACCAGTTTAATATGGGGTATTTTGGGAATTTAATTTTTGAAAGACCATTAAAACAAACTAAAAGTCCAATTTCTGTAATTCCTTATGTCACACCTTCGTTTAATAAAGATTATGTTAATAATGAAGAGTCTTTTGAGTTTAAGGCAGGTTTTGATGCTAAAGTCCCTGTAAAAAATAGTTTCATGCTAGATTTAACTGTGAATCCAGATTTTTCTAGTGAAGATGTGGTTGCTAGTCAAAATAATGTCACACAGTTTGAAATTAAACAAGACGAAACACGTCAGTTTTTTATTGATAATGGCGATTTGTTTAATGCTTTGGGAGATACAGATAATGCACTTCCTTTTTATTCTAGACGTATTGGTGTAGATACAGATAGTGATGGTAACACGGCAATTATTGATGTAAATGCAGGAGCAAAATTTACGGGTAAATTGAATAATAAGTTACGTATTGGAGCTTTAGATGTACAAACTGGTGGTTATAAGTCTGGTTATATACCTGCAAACAATAATTTAATTGTAGCAGCAGAACAAAAGGTACTTAAAAAATCTAATTTAAGTTTGTTTTTTGTAAACAGACAAGCAACAAACTATAATGAGGTGTATGATGGTGTGGCCGATACTATAAGTAGAAAAACAAAATACAATCGAGTAGTTGGATCGGATTTCACATATTATTCAGAAGACAATAGTATAGATGCCAAATTTTTCCTTCACAAATCGTTTACACCCGGTATAACATCTAATGCTATATCTGCAGGTACAGATATAAATGTAGAGAAAAGAAAATATGCTTTAGGGCTTAAAACTCAGTATGTAGACAAAGGCTTTCAATCGGATTTAGGCTATACTAAACGAACAGACATATTAAGAGCAAATCCATCGGTTGATTATAATTTATATCCAGAAAAAGGACCATTTAATACTATTATTTTTAACGCCAGTAATAATTCGTATTGGACAGCTTCAGATCATTTATCAGTTAGAGAAGTCTATAACGCTGCGGGTGTAGAGTTTAATTTTAATAATGGAAGTCTGGTGTCTTTAACTGGTAACAATACATTTATACATTTATCTACTCCGTTTGATCCTGTAGGAACGTCTGATGATGCTGTGTATTTACCCGTTGGAGATTATACGTATAATGATTTAGAATTAGAATTTAAATCAGATAAAAGAAAAGCACTATGGGCAGAAGGATCAACCATGTACGGATCTTTTTATAATGGACATAAGTTTACAGCAGATGTTACATTTCAATATCGATATCAACCTATTTTTACTTTAGCTTTACAGTTGCAATATGACGATATTAACCTACCAGAACCTTATTCATCAGATAAATTATGGTATTTAGGACCAACTTTTAATTTTACATTTAGTAAAAAATTATTTTTTAATACAGACATTCAGTATAGTTCTCAGGCAGAAAGTTTTTTATTGGTATCTAGATTGCAATGGCGTTATGCTCCATTATCAGATATTTTCTTAACGTATAATGATGTTAAAACAACATCGCCATTTGAGCCTGTACAAAAAGGAATTTATTTAAAAATTAATTACTGGTTTGATATTAATAGATAA